In the Kribbella sp. NBC_00482 genome, one interval contains:
- a CDS encoding DUF6882 domain-containing protein, giving the protein MSTDFSPELQSYGGWIAAAAIQQQDLFNEVVGPDSLQADLDARTLGGERGVLHGISLLGSFSELDRTWLWGWANPGFGPDAPAVASTLAIREFGERHRIAEFTTESPDLSGFEQPAQAAITLAITAGTVLGGRGVWSTAINEGQGHVYLHVADEQLPQAGFDAIATPRMLMTAISVFPADHRQVVRGYFHHFGLQYDEGPDAIRGTAPNGSPIVVEFDELGRVGNVSVQGRP; this is encoded by the coding sequence ATGAGTACAGACTTCAGCCCCGAGCTCCAGTCGTACGGCGGCTGGATCGCCGCGGCCGCGATCCAGCAGCAGGACCTGTTCAACGAGGTGGTCGGACCGGACTCGCTGCAGGCCGATCTCGACGCGCGGACGCTCGGCGGTGAGCGCGGCGTACTGCACGGGATCTCACTGCTCGGCAGCTTCTCGGAACTCGACCGGACCTGGCTGTGGGGCTGGGCGAACCCGGGCTTCGGGCCGGACGCTCCCGCGGTCGCGTCGACGCTCGCGATCCGCGAGTTCGGCGAACGGCACCGGATCGCCGAGTTCACCACCGAGAGCCCGGATCTGAGCGGCTTCGAGCAGCCGGCCCAGGCCGCGATCACGCTCGCGATCACCGCCGGCACCGTCCTCGGCGGTCGTGGTGTCTGGTCGACCGCGATCAATGAGGGTCAGGGGCACGTGTACCTGCACGTCGCCGACGAGCAGCTCCCGCAGGCCGGGTTCGACGCGATCGCCACGCCGCGGATGCTGATGACCGCGATCAGCGTCTTCCCCGCCGACCACCGGCAGGTCGTCCGCGGCTACTTCCACCACTTCGGCCTGCAGTACGACGAGGGCCCGGACGCGATCCGCGGTACGGCGCCGAACGGCAGCCCGATCGTCGTCGAGTTCGACGAACTGGGCCGGGTCGGCAACGTCAGCGTGCAGGGCAGACCTTAG
- a CDS encoding SCO1664 family protein — MTINPELLALGELSLHGRLVAASNGTYQGSVSLAGETATVVYKPIEGERPLWDFPDGTLAQREFAAYVVSEALGWSVVPPTLLRDGPLGEGMVQLWIDEAELGPGDTELVDIVPQGRVPDGWVGVLDALDGRHNPVTLVHADNDSLRRMAVFDAVVNNADRKGGHVLNPGDGRVYGVDHGVTFNADDKLRTVLWGWAGAPIPAGLLDDVRRLADQLAGGLGQQLCELVTAVELTATRERCSTLLKTGTFPHPSDEWPAIPWPAF; from the coding sequence ATGACGATCAACCCGGAGCTCCTCGCACTGGGGGAGCTGTCACTACACGGTCGCCTGGTCGCCGCGTCGAACGGCACCTACCAAGGTTCGGTCAGCCTGGCCGGCGAGACCGCCACGGTTGTCTACAAGCCGATCGAGGGGGAGCGGCCGCTGTGGGACTTCCCCGACGGCACGCTCGCCCAGCGCGAGTTCGCGGCGTACGTCGTGTCCGAGGCGCTCGGCTGGTCCGTCGTGCCGCCGACGCTGCTGCGCGACGGGCCGCTCGGTGAAGGCATGGTCCAGTTGTGGATCGACGAGGCCGAGCTCGGACCGGGGGACACCGAGCTGGTCGACATCGTCCCGCAGGGCCGCGTGCCCGACGGCTGGGTCGGTGTCCTGGACGCGCTCGACGGCCGCCACAACCCGGTCACGCTCGTGCACGCCGACAACGACTCGTTGCGGCGGATGGCTGTGTTCGATGCCGTGGTCAACAATGCCGACCGCAAGGGCGGCCACGTGCTGAACCCGGGCGACGGCCGGGTGTACGGCGTGGACCACGGCGTCACGTTCAATGCCGACGACAAGCTCCGGACGGTCCTGTGGGGCTGGGCCGGTGCACCGATCCCGGCCGGCCTGCTGGACGACGTACGGCGGCTCGCGGATCAACTGGCCGGTGGCCTCGGGCAACAACTGTGTGAGCTCGTCACCGCCGTCGAGCTGACCGCGACCCGGGAACGCTGCTCGACACTGCTCAAGACCGGGACCTTCCCGCACCCGAGCGACGAGTGGCCCGCGATTCCCTGGCCCGCGTTCTAA
- a CDS encoding DUF3090 family protein codes for MARVVHSFDDPERFVAGTVGEPGARTFFLQARAGQRLTSVACEKEQVMALAERLDVMLDEVARRFDRDPVAQTASDDTAPLEQPIEEEFRAGTMTLAWEADAERVVIEVFAVVTGEQADLEETDPVTAAMESDDAEVFIVRITEEQARAFARRAVALVASGRPSCPFCGRPIDADGHICPRANGYRRHLPE; via the coding sequence ATGGCGCGAGTTGTGCACTCCTTCGACGACCCCGAGCGGTTCGTCGCCGGCACCGTGGGGGAACCCGGTGCGAGGACGTTCTTCCTGCAGGCCCGGGCCGGGCAGCGGCTGACGTCGGTCGCGTGCGAGAAGGAACAGGTGATGGCGCTCGCGGAGCGGCTCGACGTGATGCTGGACGAGGTCGCCCGGCGCTTCGACCGCGACCCGGTCGCGCAGACCGCGAGTGACGACACCGCGCCGCTCGAGCAGCCGATCGAGGAGGAGTTCCGGGCCGGCACCATGACGCTGGCGTGGGAGGCCGACGCCGAGCGGGTGGTGATCGAGGTGTTCGCGGTCGTCACCGGCGAGCAGGCCGACCTGGAGGAGACCGACCCGGTCACCGCGGCGATGGAGTCCGACGACGCCGAGGTGTTCATCGTCCGGATCACCGAGGAGCAGGCCCGTGCGTTCGCCCGGCGGGCGGTCGCGCTGGTCGCGTCCGGACGCCCGAGCTGCCCGTTCTGCGGCCGGCCGATCGACGCCGACGGCCACATCTGCCCGCGGGCCAACGGCTACCGCAGGCACCTGCCGGAATGA
- a CDS encoding histidine phosphatase family protein, whose translation MPTVILVRHGRSSANTSGTLAGRTPGVKLDDTGVQQAAAVAQRLAELPLAAIVTSPLDRCKQTAAAIAKQHDGLRPATDRRLTECGYGDWTGQKIATLAKDPLWAVVQQHPSAVTFPNGESMRGMQQRGVDAVRAHDAELAKSHGPNAIWVAVSHGDVIKAIVADALGQHLDTFQRIVVDTASTTIITYTATRPFLVRLNDSGSELASLIPKPSAKAKPKKQSSDAVVGGR comes from the coding sequence ATGCCCACCGTGATTCTCGTTCGCCACGGTCGTAGTTCCGCGAACACGTCCGGCACGCTGGCGGGTCGTACGCCGGGCGTGAAGCTCGACGACACCGGCGTACAGCAGGCCGCGGCGGTCGCGCAGCGGCTGGCCGAACTGCCGCTGGCCGCGATCGTCACCTCCCCGCTCGACCGCTGCAAGCAGACCGCCGCCGCGATCGCGAAGCAGCACGACGGGTTGCGTCCGGCAACGGATCGCCGGCTGACCGAGTGCGGGTACGGCGACTGGACCGGGCAGAAGATCGCCACGCTGGCCAAGGACCCGCTGTGGGCCGTCGTGCAGCAGCACCCGTCGGCCGTCACGTTCCCGAACGGCGAGTCGATGCGGGGGATGCAGCAGCGCGGTGTCGACGCCGTCCGGGCGCACGACGCGGAGCTCGCGAAAAGCCATGGGCCCAACGCGATCTGGGTCGCGGTCTCGCACGGCGACGTGATCAAGGCGATCGTCGCGGACGCGCTCGGTCAGCACCTGGACACGTTCCAGCGGATCGTCGTGGACACGGCGTCGACAACGATCATCACCTACACCGCGACCCGCCCGTTCCTGGTCCGGCTGAACGACTCCGGCAGCGAACTGGCGTCGCTGATCCCTAAGCCGTCAGCGAAAGCCAAGCCCAAGAAGCAGTCCTCGGACGCCGTGGTCGGTGGACGGTAA
- the corA gene encoding magnesium/cobalt transporter CorA, which yields MIVDCGVYAAGERQDLPKDPETVAQAIDDGADSFGWIGLHEPSDAEMARVQRLFGLHDLAIEDALQIHQRPKVERFGDTLLVVLRTLWYVDEGDAVETGQVTAFVGPRYVVTVRHGEGGELATTRHELEDRASVLGHGPAAVLWAISDAIVDDYEHVAEQVELDVDEIESSVFSPERTSDAERIYRLKREVLEMRRAIDPLREPMEQFAHGVAGISAKASPFFRDVADHLSRVSDQAEAIDTLLTSALNAHLARVSVQQNDDMRKISAWVAIAAVPTMLAGIYGMNFDNMPELRWHFGYYAILLLMAVVCVTMYRFFRKVGWL from the coding sequence GTGATCGTGGACTGCGGGGTGTACGCCGCCGGGGAGCGGCAGGACCTGCCCAAGGATCCCGAGACGGTTGCCCAGGCCATCGACGACGGCGCCGACAGCTTCGGCTGGATCGGGCTGCACGAGCCGTCGGACGCCGAGATGGCGCGGGTGCAGCGGCTGTTCGGCCTGCACGATCTGGCCATCGAGGACGCGCTGCAGATCCACCAGCGGCCCAAGGTGGAGCGGTTCGGTGACACGCTGCTCGTCGTACTGCGGACCCTCTGGTACGTCGACGAAGGCGACGCCGTCGAGACAGGTCAGGTGACGGCCTTCGTCGGACCGCGGTACGTCGTGACCGTCCGGCATGGGGAAGGCGGCGAACTCGCCACCACCCGGCACGAACTCGAGGACCGCGCCTCGGTGCTCGGGCACGGACCGGCCGCGGTGCTGTGGGCGATCTCGGACGCGATCGTGGACGACTACGAACACGTCGCCGAGCAGGTCGAACTCGACGTCGACGAGATCGAGTCGTCGGTGTTCTCCCCCGAGCGGACCAGCGACGCGGAGCGGATCTACCGGCTGAAGCGCGAGGTGCTGGAGATGCGCCGCGCGATCGACCCGTTGCGGGAGCCGATGGAGCAGTTCGCGCACGGGGTGGCCGGGATCAGCGCGAAGGCGAGCCCGTTCTTCCGCGACGTCGCCGACCACCTCAGCCGGGTCTCCGACCAGGCCGAGGCGATCGACACGCTGCTCACGTCCGCCCTGAACGCGCACCTCGCCCGCGTCTCGGTCCAGCAGAACGACGACATGCGCAAGATCTCCGCGTGGGTCGCGATCGCCGCCGTACCGACCATGCTGGCCGGCATCTACGGCATGAACTTCGACAACATGCCGGAGCTCCGCTGGCACTTCGGCTACTACGCCATCCTGCTGCTGATGGCGGTCGTCTGCGTCACCATGTACCGCTTCTTCCGCAAGGTCGGCTGGCTCTAG
- a CDS encoding undecaprenyl-diphosphate phosphatase, producing MTIWDSIILGIVEGLTEFLPVSSTGHLTIVSKMLGLKIDDPSITGYTAVIQIGAIAAVVLYFWKDIRRIAIAWVRGIAKPEHRGEFDHRMGWYVIVGSMPIVIVGFLARDLISGPLRSLWWVAGALIGWSFFMVAAERLGTKARPLTRITLVDAIVMGLVQCLALIPGVSRSGATISAGLFCGLDRVAATRIAFLLGIPALVGAGIYELKDALNGDVGVIHLLVGTVVSFLVAYASVAWLLRFVAKHSTEIFAFYRVLLGIVLIILLATSTITAT from the coding sequence ATGACGATCTGGGACTCCATCATCCTCGGCATCGTCGAGGGCCTGACCGAATTCCTGCCGGTCTCCAGCACCGGGCACCTGACGATCGTGTCGAAGATGCTCGGGCTGAAGATCGACGACCCGTCGATCACCGGGTACACCGCGGTGATCCAGATCGGCGCGATCGCGGCGGTGGTGCTGTACTTCTGGAAGGACATCCGGCGGATCGCGATCGCCTGGGTGCGCGGGATCGCGAAGCCGGAACACCGCGGCGAGTTCGACCACCGGATGGGCTGGTACGTGATCGTCGGCTCGATGCCGATCGTGATCGTCGGTTTCCTGGCGCGGGACCTGATCTCGGGGCCGCTGCGCAGCCTGTGGTGGGTGGCCGGAGCCCTGATCGGGTGGTCGTTCTTCATGGTCGCCGCCGAGCGGCTGGGCACGAAGGCGCGGCCGCTCACCCGCATCACGCTCGTCGACGCGATCGTGATGGGCCTCGTGCAGTGCCTCGCCCTGATCCCTGGTGTGTCCCGGTCCGGCGCGACGATCTCGGCCGGCCTGTTCTGCGGTCTCGACCGGGTCGCCGCGACGCGGATCGCGTTCCTGCTGGGCATTCCGGCCCTGGTCGGGGCGGGGATCTACGAGTTGAAGGATGCGCTCAACGGTGACGTCGGCGTCATACACCTGCTCGTCGGCACGGTCGTCAGCTTCCTGGTCGCGTACGCGTCCGTCGCCTGGCTGCTGCGCTTCGTCGCGAAGCACTCGACCGAGATCTTCGCGTTCTACCGCGTCCTGCTCGGCATCGTGCTGATCATCCTGCTCGCCACCAGCACGATCACGGCGACCTAG
- a CDS encoding LLM class F420-dependent oxidoreductase — protein sequence MRLGLNIGFVYGGDDHLDHLRLVKEAEALGFSVTWAAEAYGSDAATLLSWIAAQTTTIDVGAAVFQIPARTPAMTAMTAATLDRLSNGRFRLGLGVSGPQVSEGWHGVRFSQPLLRTREYVDIVNAALRRETVAYEGKYFTLPLPDGPGKALKLTVRPIRDHVPVYLAAVGPKNLELAGEIADGWLGILNDPGFLGEQLTHIRTGRAVRHQSLDGFDVVVTTPLMTGDDIQAAADPVRGYAALYIGGMGSREKNFYNALAVRMGYAEEAKEIQDLYLDKKHREAMAAVPFGFLDSISLLGDKARIADKLTAYAEAGATTVALTPFASTVEQRIADLRTAAEALELSGVGN from the coding sequence ATGCGACTCGGACTCAACATCGGCTTCGTCTACGGCGGCGACGACCATCTGGACCACCTGAGGCTGGTGAAGGAGGCCGAGGCGCTCGGATTCTCGGTCACCTGGGCCGCGGAGGCGTACGGCTCGGACGCGGCGACGCTGCTCAGCTGGATCGCCGCCCAGACCACCACCATCGACGTCGGCGCGGCGGTCTTCCAGATCCCGGCCCGGACGCCGGCGATGACCGCGATGACGGCGGCCACCCTGGACCGGCTGTCGAACGGCCGGTTCCGGCTCGGTCTCGGCGTGTCCGGGCCGCAGGTCTCGGAGGGTTGGCACGGTGTGCGATTTTCTCAGCCTCTGCTCAGGACCCGTGAGTACGTTGACATCGTGAACGCGGCCCTGCGACGCGAGACGGTCGCGTACGAGGGCAAGTACTTCACGCTGCCGCTGCCCGACGGACCGGGCAAGGCGCTGAAACTGACCGTGCGGCCGATCCGCGACCATGTGCCGGTGTACCTGGCCGCGGTCGGCCCGAAGAACCTCGAGTTGGCCGGCGAGATCGCCGACGGCTGGCTCGGGATCCTCAACGACCCAGGCTTCCTTGGAGAGCAGTTGACGCACATCAGGACGGGCCGTGCGGTTCGTCATCAGAGCCTCGACGGATTCGACGTCGTCGTCACCACACCGCTGATGACCGGTGACGACATCCAGGCGGCGGCCGACCCGGTCCGCGGGTACGCCGCCTTGTACATCGGCGGCATGGGCAGCCGGGAGAAGAACTTCTACAACGCGCTCGCGGTCCGGATGGGGTACGCCGAGGAGGCGAAGGAGATCCAGGACCTGTACCTGGACAAGAAGCACCGCGAGGCGATGGCCGCCGTACCCTTCGGGTTCCTGGACTCGATCTCGCTGCTCGGTGACAAGGCGCGGATCGCGGACAAGCTCACGGCGTACGCCGAGGCCGGGGCGACGACGGTCGCGCTGACGCCGTTCGCGTCGACGGTCGAGCAGCGGATCGCCGACCTGCGGACCGCCGCGGAGGCCCTGGAGCTGTCCGGAGTCGGCAACTGA
- a CDS encoding aldo/keto reductase: MQQRYLGHSGLAVSRLGLGTMSWGRDTDEHEAREQLAAFVSAGGTLVDTAAAYGDGDSEQLIGSLIGDVVDRDDLVIATKAGFSVRRGERITDTSRGALLRDLEGSLRRMNIDHIDLWQLHTWSDDVPLEETLSALDHAVSSGKVRYVGISNYAGWKAARAVTWQQAWPGRAVPVANQVEYSLLARDAELDAIRAAAGLGIGVLAWSPLGRGVLTGKYRTGIPADSRAASQHLSRFVDPYLDGRASGIVEAVARAADGLGWTPLEVALTWVRDRPGVSAAIVGARTALQLKSVLGVEELTLPPAIAAALEDVS; encoded by the coding sequence ATGCAGCAGCGCTATCTCGGTCACAGTGGACTGGCGGTGAGCCGACTCGGGCTGGGCACCATGTCGTGGGGCCGGGACACCGACGAGCACGAGGCCCGCGAGCAGCTCGCCGCGTTCGTGTCCGCCGGAGGCACGCTCGTCGACACCGCGGCGGCGTACGGCGACGGCGACAGCGAGCAGCTGATCGGGTCGCTGATCGGCGACGTGGTGGACCGCGACGACCTGGTGATCGCCACTAAGGCCGGGTTCAGCGTCCGCCGGGGCGAGCGGATCACTGACACGTCCCGCGGCGCGCTGCTGCGCGATCTCGAGGGCTCGCTGCGCCGGATGAACATCGACCACATCGACCTCTGGCAGCTGCACACCTGGTCCGACGACGTGCCGCTGGAGGAGACGCTCTCCGCGCTCGACCACGCCGTCAGCTCCGGCAAGGTGCGGTACGTCGGCATTTCGAACTACGCCGGCTGGAAGGCGGCCCGCGCCGTCACCTGGCAGCAGGCCTGGCCGGGCCGCGCGGTCCCGGTCGCCAACCAGGTCGAGTACTCGCTGCTCGCCCGGGACGCCGAACTGGACGCGATCCGCGCGGCCGCCGGCCTCGGCATCGGGGTGCTCGCGTGGTCGCCGCTCGGCCGCGGCGTGCTGACCGGGAAGTACCGAACCGGCATCCCGGCGGACTCCCGGGCGGCGTCTCAGCATCTGTCGAGATTCGTCGACCCCTACCTCGACGGGCGGGCTTCGGGCATCGTGGAAGCGGTCGCTCGAGCCGCCGACGGGCTCGGCTGGACTCCGCTCGAGGTCGCGCTGACCTGGGTGCGGGACCGGCCGGGGGTGTCGGCGGCGATCGTCGGGGCCAGGACGGCGCTGCAACTGAAGTCTGTGCTGGGTGTGGAGGAGCTCACATTGCCGCCCGCCATCGCCGCGGCACTGGAGGATGTTTCCTGA
- a CDS encoding DUF5703 family protein: MAEYELQQFELSRTESRGAVRKLLTEHAEYGGWELARLRRYPDGSRRVWLRRRIIRVMRTL, translated from the coding sequence ATGGCCGAGTACGAATTACAGCAGTTCGAGTTGTCCAGGACGGAGTCCCGCGGTGCGGTGCGCAAGCTGCTCACCGAGCACGCGGAGTACGGCGGGTGGGAGCTGGCCCGTCTGCGTCGCTATCCCGACGGTTCACGCCGCGTGTGGCTGCGGCGCCGCATCATCCGCGTGATGCGGACCCTCTGA
- a CDS encoding GAF domain-containing protein translates to MGAGDRLEVLIQRCYAGLDVDQLRSEAFARLRDVLTVDALFFATVDPATVLFTSAVADEPLGAVTEQFIANEFGQDDVNKFAVLAGGPEPVRTLGQATRGNWQSSPRYVELMRPLGLGDELRAALMSNGRCWGVLCLHREDADAGFSEHEIQLVRRLAPHLGEGLRRGLRTSPAAKTGLEERRGVGPGVVVLDAGLRVESVSTEAEYWLGELGVSHELPVAVRSVAARMRADRTTARLKVRTRRGEWLEMQASKLGEDGQTAVVIEPVAPAQLGSLLLDLHGLTPAQQRVTELLLRGYSTRQIVERLCLSPHTVQEHVRASYDKVGVGSRRELVAVLLRGSASRG, encoded by the coding sequence ATGGGGGCGGGGGATCGCCTGGAGGTGCTGATCCAGCGCTGTTACGCGGGGCTGGACGTCGATCAGCTGCGGTCCGAGGCGTTCGCCCGGCTGCGCGACGTACTGACGGTCGATGCGTTGTTCTTCGCGACAGTGGATCCGGCGACCGTGCTGTTCACGTCGGCGGTCGCCGACGAACCGCTCGGTGCGGTGACCGAGCAGTTCATCGCGAACGAGTTCGGGCAGGACGACGTGAACAAGTTCGCCGTCCTCGCAGGCGGTCCGGAGCCGGTACGAACGCTCGGCCAGGCGACGCGGGGCAACTGGCAGAGCAGCCCGCGGTACGTCGAGCTGATGCGACCGCTCGGTCTGGGCGACGAGCTGCGGGCTGCCTTGATGTCGAACGGCCGGTGCTGGGGCGTGCTCTGCCTTCATCGAGAGGACGCCGACGCGGGGTTCTCCGAGCACGAGATTCAGCTGGTACGGCGGCTCGCGCCGCATCTTGGCGAGGGACTCCGTCGAGGACTTCGGACGAGCCCGGCCGCGAAGACCGGGCTGGAGGAAAGGCGCGGCGTCGGGCCAGGGGTCGTGGTTCTCGATGCGGGGTTGCGGGTGGAGTCGGTCAGCACCGAGGCGGAGTACTGGCTCGGCGAGCTCGGTGTGTCTCACGAGTTGCCGGTCGCGGTGCGGTCGGTGGCCGCGCGGATGCGGGCCGACCGGACGACCGCGCGGCTGAAGGTCAGGACGCGGCGGGGTGAGTGGCTCGAGATGCAGGCGTCCAAGCTCGGGGAGGACGGGCAGACAGCGGTCGTGATCGAGCCGGTGGCACCGGCCCAGCTGGGCTCTCTGCTGCTCGACCTGCACGGTCTCACCCCTGCTCAGCAGCGGGTGACCGAGTTGCTGCTGCGCGGGTACTCGACACGGCAGATCGTCGAGCGGTTGTGCCTGTCTCCGCACACAGTGCAGGAGCATGTACGGGCGTCGTACGACAAGGTCGGCGTCGGCAGCCGACGGGAATTGGTAGCCGTCCTGCTCAGAGGGTCCGCATCACGCGGATGA
- a CDS encoding ester cyclase — translation MSTTESNKAVVKDFIDSLFSKGDLGAVDTYLAEDFVNHDPPFGVTADREGMRTAGGMMRAAFPDWRSELHELIAEGDLVVERFTAGGTHRGEVMGMPGTGKPISLPGINIFRLRDGLIVERWGRLDDLGLLRQLGVIPA, via the coding sequence ATGAGCACAACAGAGAGCAACAAAGCCGTCGTCAAGGACTTCATCGACAGTCTGTTCAGCAAGGGGGATCTCGGTGCGGTCGACACCTACCTGGCCGAGGACTTCGTCAACCACGACCCGCCGTTCGGTGTCACGGCCGACCGCGAGGGCATGCGGACGGCCGGCGGCATGATGCGCGCCGCGTTCCCGGACTGGCGCAGTGAGCTGCACGAGCTGATCGCGGAGGGCGACCTCGTCGTCGAGCGGTTCACGGCAGGCGGGACGCACCGGGGCGAAGTGATGGGGATGCCGGGGACGGGGAAGCCGATCAGCTTGCCGGGTATCAACATCTTCCGGCTCCGCGACGGCCTGATCGTGGAGCGCTGGGGACGGCTCGACGATCTCGGGCTGCTCAGACAACTCGGCGTCATACCGGCGTAG
- a CDS encoding MarR family winged helix-turn-helix transcriptional regulator: MTEVLAEELLAAIGLVRRHLRRSVGRPFPLSALTDSQAELIRTVRRNPGISVAEAAAELGLVANTVSTLVGQLTERGLLERTPDESDRRVARLTLTEPAREQVEAWRDRRTALVTRTLDDLTSDDRAALRSALPVLAVLAERLHPLDEQQRKVRA; encoded by the coding sequence GTGACCGAGGTTCTCGCCGAGGAACTGCTGGCGGCGATCGGGCTGGTGCGGCGGCACCTGCGCCGATCCGTCGGGCGGCCGTTCCCGCTGTCCGCACTCACCGACTCCCAGGCCGAGCTGATCCGGACCGTCCGCCGCAATCCCGGCATCTCCGTCGCCGAGGCCGCGGCCGAGCTCGGCCTGGTCGCGAACACCGTGTCGACCCTCGTCGGCCAACTCACCGAGCGCGGTCTGCTGGAGCGCACGCCTGACGAATCGGATCGCCGGGTCGCGCGGTTGACGCTGACGGAGCCTGCCCGCGAACAGGTCGAGGCCTGGCGCGATCGCCGTACGGCGTTGGTCACCCGGACGCTGGACGATCTGACGTCCGACGACCGTGCGGCGCTGAGATCGGCGTTGCCCGTTCTCGCCGTACTGGCTGAACGCCTGCACCCCTTGGACGAACAGCAACGGAAGGTGCGCGCATGA
- a CDS encoding ABC transporter ATP-binding protein has product MTAEPPPAAEVTGLSHRFGDHLAVDDLDLTVSPGECFGLLGPNGAGKTTTLRVLNTLYPPQSGTVRVFGLDVHTAAMSVRRLLGYVPQQLSIEGALSGRENVSWFARLYDVPRRERAARVAEVLEIVDLTDAADRLASTYSGGMVRRLELAQALVNRPALLVLDEPTVGLDPVARDSVWARVQEMQERYGMTVLLTTHYMEEADILCDRVALMHLGRLRAAGTPNELKAELGPAASLEDVFRHHTGESLEGQAKGGLRDVRGTRRTAQRMG; this is encoded by the coding sequence ATGACTGCAGAGCCCCCGCCCGCAGCGGAGGTCACCGGACTCAGTCATCGGTTCGGCGACCATCTCGCGGTCGACGATCTCGACCTGACCGTCTCCCCCGGCGAATGCTTCGGCCTTCTCGGTCCCAACGGCGCCGGCAAGACGACGACGCTGCGCGTGCTGAACACGCTCTACCCACCCCAGTCCGGCACGGTCCGCGTCTTCGGCCTCGACGTGCACACCGCCGCGATGTCCGTACGGCGCCTGCTCGGATACGTCCCGCAGCAGCTGTCCATCGAGGGAGCGCTCTCCGGACGAGAGAACGTTTCCTGGTTCGCGCGGCTGTACGACGTACCGCGGCGCGAACGGGCTGCACGAGTGGCCGAGGTGCTGGAGATCGTCGACCTCACCGACGCCGCCGACCGGCTCGCGTCGACGTACTCCGGCGGCATGGTGCGACGCCTCGAACTCGCGCAGGCGCTGGTCAACCGGCCCGCGCTGCTCGTGCTGGACGAGCCGACGGTCGGACTCGACCCGGTGGCGCGGGACTCGGTGTGGGCGCGGGTGCAGGAGATGCAGGAGCGGTACGGGATGACCGTGCTGCTGACCACGCACTACATGGAGGAGGCCGACATCCTCTGCGACCGGGTTGCGTTGATGCACCTGGGCCGGTTGCGCGCCGCCGGTACGCCGAACGAGTTGAAGGCCGAGCTCGGTCCGGCTGCGAGCCTCGAGGACGTGTTCCGGCACCACACCGGCGAGAGCCTCGAAGGTCAGGCGAAGGGAGGCCTGCGCGATGTCCGTGGCACCCGCCGCACCGCCCAGCGCATGGGTTGA
- a CDS encoding ABC transporter permease yields MSVAPAAPPSAWVDSRPRAVLRLFCRIGTFCLIELQKLRHDRTELITRAIQPVLWLVIFGQTFSRIRAIPTGDVPYLDYLAPGIIAQSALFVAIFYGIQIIWERDAGILTKLLVTPSPRSALVAGKAFAAGVRTISQAIVVLIVAALLGVSLTWNPLKLLAVLAVVVLGAAFFSCLSMTIAGLVLRRDRLMGIGQAITMPLFFASNALYPVDIMPGWLRAISHANPLTYEVSALRGLLIGQPTNYLLDFTVLIVAAIAGICAAAALMGRLAR; encoded by the coding sequence ATGTCCGTGGCACCCGCCGCACCGCCCAGCGCATGGGTTGATTCGCGGCCGCGAGCCGTGCTCCGGCTGTTCTGCAGGATCGGCACGTTCTGCCTCATCGAGCTACAGAAGCTCCGGCACGACCGGACCGAGCTGATCACGCGAGCAATTCAGCCGGTGCTGTGGCTGGTGATCTTCGGCCAGACGTTCAGCCGGATCCGGGCGATCCCGACCGGCGACGTGCCGTACCTGGACTATCTCGCGCCCGGGATCATCGCGCAGTCGGCGCTGTTCGTGGCCATTTTCTACGGGATCCAGATCATCTGGGAACGTGACGCCGGGATTCTCACGAAGTTGCTGGTCACGCCGTCCCCGCGATCCGCACTGGTCGCCGGGAAGGCCTTCGCCGCCGGCGTCCGGACGATCTCCCAGGCGATCGTCGTTCTCATCGTCGCAGCGCTGCTCGGCGTCAGTCTCACCTGGAACCCGCTGAAGTTGCTCGCCGTTCTCGCGGTCGTGGTCCTCGGGGCCGCGTTCTTCTCCTGTCTCTCGATGACGATCGCCGGCCTGGTCCTGCGCCGGGATCGCCTGATGGGCATCGGCCAGGCGATCACGATGCCGCTGTTCTTCGCCTCCAACGCCCTCTACCCCGTCGACATCATGCCCGGCTGGCTCCGAGCCATCTCCCACGCCAACCCCCTGACGTACGAAGTGAGCGCTCTCCGAGGTCTGCTGATCGGCCAGCCCACCAACTACCTCCTCGACTTCACCGTCCTGATCGTCGCCGCCATCGCCGGCATCTGCGCAGCCGCCGCTCTGATGGGCCGCCTGGCGCGGTAG